Sequence from the Leishmania donovani BPK282A1 complete genome, chromosome 16 genome:
gagagagagatcgatGGAGTTGCAAGCCGGCATGCGCGCGGGCATTGATATCGCTCCGTtgcgctcgctcgctctctgaCTTGTTCCTTCTTATGATGTTATGGTCGCTGTGTGAGCTGCGATTTACTTTGAGTGAGAGAGGATagatctgtgtgtgtgtgcgtgcgtgcctgccaATGTCCTGTGGAGGGGTGCGACCCCTCTCGTGTGCAACGATGTCTGTCGCATCACCGAACACGCACGGGAACAGCGAGacacacagcagcgctgtgTTGCGCACGTCGATAGGGGAAatttctctgtctctctcctaTGCCGCCATGTTTGTGggggtgtctgtgtgtgtgtgggggggggggggacaagCATCAGCATCACCGTCACCATCACCACACGttcaggaggagggggcagctTCAATGTCAAGAGGACGAAGCCCATAGACAAAACCGCGGTGCTGAAAGACGCCATCAACTTGGCTTCTGCCCCAGCCTGTGAAGCCCATCTCTCTGTTTTCCTCTTTTGGTGGGTGGCACCATGGTTCCCTGCGGCTTGcgcgtgcgagtgtgtggaggaggggggtcaCTGCTAATCGGTGTATGAGGTCCATGTTGGGCAGCAGTCTATCTACATGAACTCCAGCGCTTCGAATAGCAGCTGCCCCCCCCCGAGAGAGATGGTGGGtacgccgccctcccctctggCAGCTCAAGAAAGCACGCTGAAGAGGATAGCCATGCGCATGAAGAGGCCGTAGCGCATCTGTCGGAAATACGCCGCACGCGGGTCGTCGTCGATGTCGGAGCTGAGCTCATCCACGCGGGGTAGCGGGTGCATGACAATCATCTTCGCCTTCGCGTGTGCCAGGCGAGCCTTGTCGATCAGCAGGCTAGCCTTAGAAGCCTCAAAGGCGGTCAtggcgtcggcgtcaccggcagcggaggcaaTAAAGCGCTCCTTCTGCAGGCGCGTCGCGTAGAGCACGTCGCAGTCGGCCACAATCTCGGGGGTGAGGCCACACGCCTGCTGAATCGCGATCCCGCGCTTCAGCACGTCCGACGCGACAtgctccagcacctccgccggcaTCTCCAGCCCCGCGGGGGCGATGAGGTACACCCTCCTCAGCGCGAAGTTGTGCGTtagcagcttcagcagcgaaTGCACCGTGCGGCCCTTCTTGAGGTCCCCGATCAACGCGATCGCAATGCCGTCCACGGCGCCGAGCTCGGCGTGAATCGTGAGGATGTCGAGCAACGCCTGAGTCGGGTGCtcaccggcgccgttgccggcgTTCATGATCGGGTGCGTCGCCACACTCATTGCCTGCTCCAACGCCTCCTCCTTAGCGTGGCGGAGCACGAGCACGTCGCTGTACGAGTCCAGCGTGCGAATGGTGTCCTGCAGCGTTTCGCCCTTGTTCACAGACGACGTCTCCACCTTGAAGTTCACAACGCTGCCCCCCAGCCGCATCATGGCCGCGCAAAAACTCGTCAGCGTGCGAGAGCTGTCCTCGAAGAACAGCGGCGTCATGACGCGACCGCGCAGGGTGTCGATTGTTTTTCCTGCCTCGATGTGTGTCTTCATATCGAGTGCGAGCTGGATGAGGGCGTCGATGTCAGCGCGCGAGAACTGTGTAGCGGAGGCCACACTCTGGCCCTTGAGGGAGGCAACTGGGTTGAAGGTGGGCATGATCGTGTCTACGTGAGAAGAAACAAGACGGCGTTCTGCGTCCGTCTCGCTACACGGTCGCTGGATGATGAGTGCGTATGTGTAGAGATGTGTGCATACACGGTGTGTGCTCTCGCTGGGCTGCGGTTGTGGTTCGCGCTGAAGCAGAGGAGACTTGCGGGCCAgaggacagagagggagagaagaggcatGGAGGCGCtccgtgtgcatgcgcagtGGCGATTTCGTGCATGAGTCGtcagagaggagaggaggggagccGATGAAGCACCAGCCGAGCAAAAACAgcctgcacagcagcgacacgagCGCACACCGCCAAACTTCCCTGCAATGATGATGTAAGCGCCGAGGAGCGGTGACATGTTGACGTTCGACACCAGCTTCGATGCAACGATGGACACGGCGATGAAGCCGGTGAACCGGAACGTGGGTGTCCGCACCACACAGCCACTAGCAGGCGGTGGAAGCTGTACTCACTCCGGTTCAGCGCACCGACTACGCCCTTCTTGCACATCACCCTCGTCCCCATGCTGAAAACACCCAGGAAGACCAGCAGCAAGGGCAGAAGTGCTTCCATGACCGCCAGCCCCCGCGCACGGCCAGAGATGTGTCGATCATGCCCTTGGTTGCACGGGTTCCTCTCGCCAGCACAGAGCACCACGAGTGCAGCCATGAAGCGCCTCCccgccctcacccctcccaGCGTGTTTGACACCCGGAGCACGGTGATCATCTTTCCCCTGGGCAACGGGTTCGCTTTCTCGTGCACGTGCCGCGGGCACGCTACCGCCACAAGGCCAACGGAGCAGTCCAAGCGCAAAACGATCCGATAGCAGCATCTTGAAGGAGTCCCACAAATTTGGCCGCGTGGCCCATGATGCACGCAGCACAGTGCAGTAGATCCCACTCAGGGGAAAAGTCAGTCACGTCACCACCCCCCGGTCACGATCGGGTCGCCATGACAGCGCGCCGACCATCCTGCCCGCGATCTTCGAGCCAGCGAAGATGCCAAGCGGCGAGGTGGAATGGCCGTACGGGTTCTGGCActccacggcgccgcagggcCACAAGTGTCGCGCATCCAGCAAGCGGCACTGCCTCGcacgccgtccgcgccgTGTACACCCCACAGTTTGGCCCCGGGGTAGTGTACAACTGCGAGTAGAGCGGTGTCGAAGTGGTGACCTGACTTGAGGGACGCCACCCGATCATTGAAGCCACGTTCACCTTGCGATTCTCGCGATTAGCGAGCGCCAGCAGAGACGCCTGTGACAGCTTGGACGGGATCGGCGTAGACACCTGTGCGTTCAGCAAGAGCTTGTCCTCGCGTAGAAGCGTTACCTGCTTCTGCAGACCCCGAAgcaccgtcgctgcggcggcagacgtGCCCATCGGGCTTGCATTCGGGGTGACTCCGCAGGCCGTCATTATGCCGCAGAGATGGGGGTGCCGGTAGCGCGTGGCAACAGTTGCTTTCACGCCACATGTGGGGCAGTGATGCTCAAGATAGAGGCCGACTGGGCGCTGCCCCGTGGTGCTGCCCGCTGCGGAGAGCGGGGGACGCACAGCCGCTGTTCTGAGCAGTCCGCAATTCTGGGCGGCCGCTCCCAGGCGCCCTATGCACGGCTCATCCTGACGTCCGCGCAGCGTTGCCTCATAGACCTTCGAGGTGAAGGTCGGTCGAGCCGGTGATCGTCGCtgctcgtcgctgccgcaccacggGGGAGGCCTGTGACAGGCACGCGACGACGGAGCACGcggaaaggaagagaaggaagggggaTGGAGAGCGAcggagaggcagcggtggcagcgaaCAAGTGAGTGAAGAACTGATGTGGTCCTAGCCTGCGCGAGATAGAAGGTGAACATCGTGTACgcaggcgtgtgcgcgggcgtgggtgtgtgtcgCTGAGCAGGACGCAAGCACTCCCCGAgcgggcggaggagggaCATTGTCACATCGAGAGACCTGAGAATGAGGGCATGAGGAGCGATAGCAGGACAGGCGAGGGAGAGCTTACCGAAAAACGCGCTACACGAACGACTGGTGTTTGGGGGAAAAGcagaaagaggaaggcaCAAGCCCAcgctctgtgtgtatgcacCGGagcgtgtgccggtgtgcgcgtaagaggagggtgtgcaatatagagagagaaagcagcagcaatgcAGGCTAAAGTGGTGAGCTCAGCCCGAACAGGGGCATCTGAGCAGCGCGTCACGTCGATAGCGTGAGAGCAGAGAGGCGAGAAAGAACTTccgtgtgggagggggagggttcGGGAGTAGGCGAGTACATGCACAGCCACACCAGCACGCAGACACATACATAGGGACtgacagctgcagcaccggctgTCAGTCTTCCCTCTTTCACCACCCAActacccctcctccttcacaGCCAGTGTTGCCGCACTGTAACGGAGACCCTTCGCTCCCATCGCCCCTTCGCTAAAAGGAttcatcgccaccgctgtgcTACCTGGGTCGCTTTTATGTCTCGCACTCTCGAGCGCATCTCGTGTACACGAGCACGCTTGCGCGcatggcacacacgcacgctaCACGTACACTTCAACGGTTGCTTTACGTCGTCCTTTATGAGAtagataaaaaaaaaacgggcgCGCCCCCTCCGCACTCGCCTCCtttgcgctgcgcacgcacacgcgcacagagagagagagagagcgggagggagaCACGGAGGAGCACAGAGAATACTAATAAAACAAGAGCGAGTGCGGGCGTGTGAAGTGCAGTTGTTTTCGGGTGTATACACAactatgcgtgtgtgccgtgcgGTTGCGAGATGGCTTCCATTACATCATTGACTATGCGCGCACCTATGCACAGACGGGGACGCATACGGCCCGTCCATCATCATGggtgcgcgagcgcgcgctTCGCCCTCGTCCGTTttcagacacacacacacacactagACACACCGTCTCGTTTCGTCGTACGCGTCCTTTGAGCCGGTCGTGTACCCACCACTGGCATGCTCGCACCCGCTTTCCCCTTCGCAGCTcctcgcgtgtgcgtgtgtacaggggggggggggtagtGCGTTACTTATAGGTGTGTTTATAGCTTGCTCTGCTTCCACTGACCGAGGAAGGCGCGCAcatccgcctcctgctgGGAAGTGATGGCGTTGCTCTTACGCCAGAGCGGTAGCAGCTGGTGGAGCCCCACCACGGCCTCAAAGTCGTAGCCGAGCTTGTTCAAGAAGGCCTTGGCACCCATATCGCGGTCCACCAGCACCACTATCGACACCACCTCAAGCCCAGCAGATCTAAGCTTCTCAATCGCCTCGACCTTGGTCTCACCAGTGGACACGAGGTCGTCGATGATGACAACGCGGTCGCCCTTCTTGTACTCGCCCTCGATGGCCGCCTTTGTGCCGTAGATCTTCGCCTCCCGGCGGGGGTAGATGAGCGGGACGTTCATCTCGTTGGAGATGGCGCTAGCGATGGGTAGCGCGGCGTACGGCAGGCCGGCGATACGGTCGAACTTGTAatggcgcagcaccttcgcgTATTCGCGAGCCACGAGCCGCATGATGGCCGGGTACGTgacaaggcggcgcaggtcaATGTAGATCGGCGAGGACTTGCCTGACTTGAGCGTGAAGTTGCCGAAGCGCACGCAATGTGAGTCCACCAGTGCCTTCGCCAGCTCGACGGAGGCGCCTTTGGCGAAGCGGATCGCGTTGATCTCCTCGCACAGCtccttcgcggcggcgcgtgggTCGGCCGCGCGGGCGAGGCCGCGCGACACGTTGATGAGCatgccgctgccatcggcgCGGAGACCCGCATCAAGGCTCGCCTTGAGGCTGCCGCCCTGGGCGCCGATGCCCGGCACCAGGAACCACAGCgttggcgcacgcgcgcgcacgcgagccAGCGCGACTGGGTCCGTTGCCCCGACGACCAGGCCGACGTTGCCGTTCACGTTCCACGGGCCCTCGGCGCGCTCGGCAACGGCCTCGTACAGGTACCTGTCACCTACGCGCAGGCACTGCAAATCGTTGCTGCCCTTGTTCGACGTCTTGCAAAGTACAAACACAGCCTTGTCGGGGTAGCGCATGAACGGCTGAAGGC
This genomic interval carries:
- a CDS encoding aspartate carbamoyltransferase, putative produces the protein MPTFNPVASLKGQSVASATQFSRADIDALIQLALDMKTHIEAGKTIDTLRGRVMTPLFFEDSSRTLTSFCAAMMRLGGSVVNFKVETSSVNKGETLQDTIRTLDSYSDVLVLRHAKEEALEQAMSVATHPIMNAGNGAGEHPTQALLDILTIHAELGAVDGIAIALIGDLKKGRTVHSLLKLLTHNFALRRVYLIAPAGLEMPAEVLEHVASDVLKRGIAIQQACGLTPEIVADCDVLYATRLQKERFIASAAGDADAMTAFEASKASLLIDKARLAHAKAKMIVMHPLPRVDELSSDIDDDPRAAYFRQMRYGLFMRMAILFSVLS
- a CDS encoding orotidine-5-phosphate decarboxylase/orotate phosphoribosyltransferase, putative, whose protein sequence is MSFFDLLNERAKRSLLCVGLDPRAKTAAAAVEECKRLIEQTHEYAAAYKPNAAFFEFFGAEGWAALSEVIRAVPAGIPVVLDAKRGDIADTADAYATSAFKHLNAHAITASPYMGSDSLQPFMRYPDKAVFVLCKTSNKGSNDLQCLRVGDRYLYEAVAERAEGPWNVNGNVGLVVGATDPVALARVRARAPTLWFLVPGIGAQGGSLKASLDAGLRADGSGMLINVSRGLARAADPRAAAKELCEEINAIRFAKGASVELAKALVDSHCVRFGNFTLKSGKSSPIYIDLRRLVTYPAIMRLVAREYAKVLRHYKFDRIAGLPYAALPIASAISNEMNVPLIYPRREAKIYGTKAAIEGEYKKGDRVVIIDDLVSTGETKVEAIEKLRSAGLEVVSIVVLVDRDMGAKAFLNKLGYDFEAVVGLHQLLPLWRKSNAITSQQEADVRAFLGQWKQSKL